Part of the bacterium genome, CCGCGCCATCATCGCACCGGGGGGCTCGATCCGCGACGACGAGGTCGCGGCGCGGGCCGACGAACTGGGGGTCACCCTGGTGCTGACGGGACGGCGGCACTTCAACCATTGAGTCCGGCGCCGCGAAGCCGGATATTCATGACCGGGAACCGATCCGGTCGGGAACTCCGCCCGGCCGGATCGGTTTCTTCCGGGGCTCCCCACCCGCCGAGCGAAAGCGACCCATGCGACCCGTGCGCCTGACCTTCCTGCTGCTCGCCGCCGTCCTCCTGGTCGGGGCCGTGCCTGTGCGCGCCGAGGGGCCGTCCCCGCCGGAGCTGCACCGGCAGCGCGCCCGCCAGCGGGAAGCCCTGCGGGACCAGGCGGCCCGCGTCGACGAGGCCCGGCGGATGGACAAGTCGGCCGCCGCGGGGCGCTTCGCGGTGCTCGTCATCCCCGTCGACTTCACCGACGCCCGGCTGCCCGACGCCTGGGACGACGCCGAGCTCGCGGCCCGCCTGTTCGGCGACGAGGGCGAGACCCTGCACAACTACTTCCGGCTGGCGTCGGCAGGGCGCCTAGATCTGGATCTCGTGCTCGCACCGCTGGTGCGGCTGCCCGACACCCGCCGCCAGTACAGCGACCGCGACCTGAACGGCTTCACCCGCACGCGTCGCCTGGCGACGGACGCCCTGACGGCGGTGCGCGAGCGGGGCCTGCCCTTCCGCCTGGTCGACAACGACGGTCCGGACGGGCGCGCGGGCAGCGGCGACGACGACGGCCGGGTGGACGGCGTGCTCATCCTGCACGCCGCACCGGGCCAGGAGAACGATCCGGCCGACGGCCTGATCCAGCCGCTGCAGTTCTTTCTCGCCGAGCCGGTCTTCGACGGCGGCGTGGCGGCAGCGTCCTACGCCGTGGCGAGCCTGCGCAGCGGACCCGGCATCTGGGCCCACGAGACCGCCCACCTCCTCGGCCTGGAGGACCGCTACGATCCGCTCCTGCACCCCACGGGAGTGAGCGAGGTGCAGTCCCGCGGCGGACTCGGGCGCTTCAGCCTCATGGCGTCGGGCGCCTGGGGCACGGGCGACGGGTGGGGGGCCGCGCTGCCCGATGCCTATTCGCGGGCCCAGGTGGGCTGGACGGCGGTGCGCAACCTGACGGTCCCGGCCGGCGGCACCGAGGGGGTCCGGCCGGGCGAGGCGGCCCGCGTGTGGCGGGCGGGTCTCGTCGGCCCGGAATTCTTCCTGCTGGAGACGCGCGACCCGGCCGCCGCCGCGCCCTTCGACGCCGACCTGCCCGGGGCGGGCGAACTGCTGGCCTACCACGTGGACGAGACGGTGCCGGAAGGCTCGTGGTCGGACGACGGCGGTCTCGCCTACCACCTGCGGGTGCGTCTGGTCGAGGCCGACGGCGACGACGGCCTGGCCACGGGGGCGGACGCCGGCGGTCCGGGCGACGTGTTTCCCGGCACGTCCGGCCGCACGACCTGGGGGCCGGGCACCATCCCTTCGACGTGGTCGTATGCCGACGGTTCCACGGGGGTCACCCTCGCCGGCATCACGCCGGTGGCCGACGGGATCGAGATGACCGTGACCGTGAGCGAAGAACCGGTCCTGGACTTCAGCGCCGCCTTCGCAGGCGACACGCTGCAACTGGCCGCCCGCGCGGCCGGACCGCCTCCG contains:
- a CDS encoding immune inhibitor A, with product MRPVRLTFLLLAAVLLVGAVPVRAEGPSPPELHRQRARQREALRDQAARVDEARRMDKSAAAGRFAVLVIPVDFTDARLPDAWDDAELAARLFGDEGETLHNYFRLASAGRLDLDLVLAPLVRLPDTRRQYSDRDLNGFTRTRRLATDALTAVRERGLPFRLVDNDGPDGRAGSGDDDGRVDGVLILHAAPGQENDPADGLIQPLQFFLAEPVFDGGVAAASYAVASLRSGPGIWAHETAHLLGLEDRYDPLLHPTGVSEVQSRGGLGRFSLMASGAWGTGDGWGAALPDAYSRAQVGWTAVRNLTVPAGGTEGVRPGEAARVWRAGLVGPEFFLLETRDPAAAAPFDADLPGAGELLAYHVDETVPEGSWSDDGGLAYHLRVRLVEADGDDGLATGADAGGPGDVFPGTSGRTTWGPGTIPSTWSYADGSTGVTLAGITPVADGIEMTVTVSEEPVLDFSAAFAGDTLQLAARAAGPPPSDLSCTVTAISTPAWGVFAESGTTATTVALAKDLDGTWRPLAPLVWNAAAGIPAAAETRFRYRFVSGGVTLHDEIRTWLWSGDGGVLDFEANWPGAWTVAYPDLETGTTWHRWPAAPWAEFPFAGAVLACVAATHTDGADWPAVLYGNSAHTTLTSSPLGPEVAAVRMIHGIEVELLGPGTAMDGGRALWVGPDGEEVAAQPAEGYDGRVDPGSRAAAHGAEAFIGGDLLADGDVPTWRVATLPVPADRPGPWRLRLEFTSNTLWRARGWYVLELETVAADGAAAAYAAAWDGDLTWQWPWPDGGDVDFVLEARVPGGAAWMPVLDVNVIPDGLGLCRADGAAVLAALPGGAATRHEVRVVGRREEGRVATAAVAVYPDGGAPAATVFGAPWPNPAAGEVRFLLDIPAGDEAVLKIYDVRGRLVRTARYGAGRRFVAWDGRSASGARAAAGLYLLRLEGTGPVLTRKVVLLH